TATTACCTGTTTCTGGAGTAGAGTTACAACTTAATAAAGGTCTGAAAATACTATCAGGATCGTTAATATGGACATTTATACCAGTTAAGTAGGTATCATAATCGCCACTGTGTAATTTATTTTTTATTGCTGTTTCACTTAAATTATTGATGCTACTTTTAACGCCAATAGCAGATAAATTAGCTTGAATTAATTCAGCTGTTTTATGGAAGTTAGGGTTAAATACATCTGCCCCGTTTGGTAATAAAATACGCAATGTTTGTGTAAAGTCAAAATCTAACCTTTGTAAGGTTTGCTCTGCTTGTTCCGGGTTATACAGATCATTATCAAAACGAGGCTTTAACGCCCATGATTGTTTACTTAACAATGTTTCTGTTTGAATTGCGCTTTGGAAATAAACCGCATTTAAAATCGTTTCGGTATCTACCGCTTGAGCTAAAGCTTGTCTAACTTGCGCATCTTTTAATTTATCTTGTTTAGTATTAAATGCCCACAGTGAAATATTAGCGGTGGATTTACTATTTAAAGTGATTTTTTTATTTTGACTGATAGTTTCCAACTGGCTGGCTGCAGGGTATGAAATTGCATCACATTCACCGGATAATAATTTGGTATAACGTTTTGTTGCACTAGGGTTAGTAAAGAAAATTAAGTTTTCAATATTGGTCATTGATTGCCAATACAATGCATTTTTTGTATAGCGGATAGTACCGTTATTATCAAAACTCTTAAATTTAAATGGTCCAGTACCAATAGGCTGAAAGTCTATTTTTTCTGGGTGTCCTTCTTTTAATAATTGTTTACCGTATTCTTTAGAGTGAATAACTGCGTAGTGTGCAGCTAAATTAGCTAGCAAAGTTACATCTGGTTTTGATAAAACAAATTCAACAGTATGTTCATCAATTTTGTTTATTGCTGATAACAAATCAGTAAAAGGGTGGTTATAAAAATAATTAACGGCTTGATTATTAACAGTGTGATAAGGATGCATTACATCTCGCATACGATTAAAGCTGAACAATACATCGTCAGCATTTAAGAACCTTGTTGGTTTAAAGTAATCTGTATTATGAAAACTAATATTGTTACGTAATGTAAAGCGGTATCGGAGTTTATCATCACTACGTTCCCAGCTTTTTGCTAGATCAGGTACAAATTCATTGGTTTTAGAGTCAATCTTGACCAATCGGCTAAAGATTTGATGTGTTGTTGCATCTAAGCTGGCGATATCGTCACTTATTTGAGGGTTAAATGACGCTGGCTGACTATCAGTACAATAGATAAGCGTATTTTGTGTCAGCGCTTTATTTTGGTAACAACCACTGAGGCTGGCAATTAAGAACAATAAGCATATTAAACGCATAGTGTTTGCTATTCCATTAGGATAATAAGGTTAATTTAACATTTGATAAGCTGAAATAAAATATTAAATATCAGAAGGATAGGTTAACTCTGTTATTTAATGAAACTAACACAACAAATGCATGACAGTTGAGTTAATTATAATCTAATTTACGCAGTATTTGATAGCATAGCATAATTGCAATTAAAGCAAATACAACACTACCTAATGCTTGTCCTATCAGTATTCCTTGTGCGCCATAATAATAGGCGCCAATACTTACAAATGGGATAGTACCCAAGGACAATTTAGCGAGGTTAAGCATGCTGGCTAATTTGGGGGATCCAACATTATTCAAAAATGACATCGCGACTAAATTCATGGCGACAAAAATAAAACTAATACTAATGTATTGGCAGAAAAATCGAATCATGATGGCAGCCCCATTCTGCGCATTAAATAATGTAACCAAATATTCTTGCAACAAAGAAAGTACTAAGGCTAATACAAACACATATTTAATAATAAAATTAAGAGATTGATTTAATGTTGTTCTGACACGTTTGAATTGTGCTGCCCCAATATTTTGGCTGATAATTGGACCAATTGCACCGGGCATTGCAAATAACATCATAAATACAACAGGTATTAATCTACTGATAATAGCCCAACCTGCTACAAAGCTTGCCCCAAATTTAGCTATTTCATAGGTAATGTAGAGTTGGCTAAGGGGTGTTGCAATCTGTGTTAGCGAAACCGGAATAGCTACCTTAAAAATAAATCGGCTATGTTTTTTTATATCGACTAATCCAATCCGAGTTATAAATTTGGCTTTGACCAATAAATAATATATTGCCAGTAATAACATTGTACTTTTAGCAATTAATGAAGCGAAAGCAGCCCCTTTAAGATCAAGCTCAAAATAAAAAATGAATAAAGGGTCAAGCATAATATTCACCACACCAGCAGTGATGGTGCAATACATGCCTAATTTAGCTTTACCTAGCGAACGTAATGTTGCATTTATTTGCATGCCTAGTGCAACAATGGGGGTAGCAATAAGAGTAATGTTTAAATAATCTTTTGCTGATTGTAATTCGTTTCCCTGGGCACCTAATAACGTTAATAATGTATTAGCATTATAAAAAATAATAAAACTAACCAACAAACTAATAGCAAAGGTGATCATATAACAGGTCATTGCTGCTTGTTTAGCCTGTTGATAATGCTGTTGACCAATCAACCTTGCTACTACAACTGAGTTTGCAATCATCATGGCGATGGTTATAGAGGTGGTAAAAAACAGAATTGCAGCAGCGTATGCAATTGCTGATAAAAGGAGAGGTTGATTTAATAAACTAATAAAATAAATATCCACCAGATCAACGACAAAAAAGACACTCAATCCAATAACATTGGTAAGTGCCATCTTTATAATATGTTCGGAGATATCGCCTTGTGTAAATTTAGCAGCTAACGACACAGTTAATTGACGTATAAATTAGCGAATTTATCTAACAACTGTTCTTGTGATTCTTTATTGTTTGGATCAACGATAATGCAGTTAATGGGGCAAACAGCAACACAAGTAGCCTTTTCATAAAAACCCACACATTCAGTACACAAGTCTGGGTTTATTTCATATATTTCTGCACCAAAGGTGATTGCCTCATTGGGGCACTCTGGATCACACATATCACAGTTGATGCAGCTATCTTCTATTAGCAGTGCCATTTTATAACCAAACCATATTATTTAGAATGTGGGTTACGGGTGTCGTTACCCTGAACAAGATTACGCATTAGCAAGCCGTGGTTTAAATCAATTTCTTTTGGCACTGGAATATATAAAGTGTGGCCAGAACCTGGTGCGACATCGACTAATTCACCTTTACGGTTATGTAACTCTTCTAGTTTAAAGTTGATGTTGCCCAGTGGTGTCATTAATTCTAGTTTGTCACCCACTAAAAACTTGTTTTTAACGTTAACTTCAGCAAGCCCTTGAGCATTACGTCCCATTATTTCGCCCACAAATTGTTGTGTATCACTCACTGAATAACCAACATCGTAATTTTGATATTGATCATGTGTATGACGACTTAAAAAGCCTTCAGTGTACCCTCGATGTGCTAAATTCTCTAAAGAGCTCATTAATGATGGATCGAAAGGGCGTCCAGCTATCGCATCATCCATTGCCTTACGATAAATTTGAGCGGTACGTGCGCAGTAATAAAAACTCTTAGTACGGCCTTCGATTTTTAAGGAATGAACTCCCATCTTCAAAAGACGTTCGACATGTTGAATAGCACGCAAATCCTTTGAGTTCATAATATAAGTGCCGTGCTCATCTTCAAATGCTGGCATATATTCACCAGGACGACCTTGTTCTTGTAATAAAAACATTTGGTCTGTTGTTTGTCCGCTGCCTAACGTAGGCTCAGCAGGCTGGATGGCGACAATATCACCCGTTTCATTTTCTTTGGCTTCATGCGCATCATATTTCCAACGACATGAATTAGTACAAGTACCTTGGTTTGGGTCGCGTTTATTAATATAACCAGATAATAAACAGCGTCCTGAATAAGCCATACATAATGCGCCATGTACAAAGACCTCAATTTCAATTTCAGGGCAGTGATAGCGAATGTCTTCGATTTCATCTAATGAAAGCTCACGTGATAAAATAACGCGTTCAATACCTTGTTGATACCAAAACTTAACCGTTGCCCAATTGACAGCATTAGCCTGTACACTTAAATGAATGGGTATATCAGGAAAAACATCACGTACCATCATGATTAATCCTGGGTCTGACATAATTAAAGCGTCTGGCTTTAAATCGACAACAGGTTTCATGTCGCGAATAAAAGTTTTTAATTTAGAGTTATGAGGCTGTATATTACAAACTACATACAGTTTTTTACCTTGAGCATGCGCTTCATTAATGGCAATCTGTAGTTTTTCGATATTAAATTCGTTATTTCGTACGCGTAAAGAGTAACGTGGTTGACCTGCATAAACGGCATCAGCTCCGTAAGCAAAAGCATACCGCATGTTCTTTAAAGTGCCCGCTGGCGATAATAATTCTGGTTTCATCTGTCTCTCTTAAGTAATAATGAAGGCGTAATATCGAAAAATTGAAGTAAATATACTACTTGTTTTTATAAAAAAGGTGTAGAAGAAGCTGATAAACCTTAACTATTCATAATTAATATCAATAAATTGACGTGAATAGGTTCCTATGACAATAATTCGGTTCACATTTAATAAACGCAACACTATACTACCCAGTAATTTTCTTAATGATAATCAGAGATTTACTCTGGATATCTTTCAACATCGTTTTTAAATATTAGGTTTTACATGGAAATCACAGAAAAGTTTACAAATAACAAACAAATCATTGCCTTCTTAACAGAACAATTTCCGGCTTGCTTCATCGCTGGTTCAGAATCTGCAAAACCATTAAAAATTGGTGTATTCCAAGAATTAGCGGCTCGTTTAGAAAACGAACCACGTGTAAGTAAAACACAGCTTAGAGGTGCCTTACGTCAATATACGATGAGCTGGCGTTATCTTCACTGTGTTAAAGCAGGTGTTAAACGTGTTGACTTAGATGGCGTCGAAGGTGATGAAGTTTCTCAAGAACATGCTGATCACGCTCAGTTATCGTTAAAAGAAAGTAAAGAAAAAGCATTTGCTAATAAAAAGAAAACAGATGCAAATAAAGCACCAGCCCGTGCTGCTAAGAAAGTCTCTGTTCCAAGCCGTAAAAAAGAGGCTCCTAAAAAAGCAGCTAAAAAGCCTGAAATCGACTTAAGCCAATATAAAGAAGCTAATCATAATGAACTAAAAGTGGCACAGTCAGTCAAAGTTCTTTTAGGTAAATCACCTGTTTCAGCAACCGTAGTAGAAATTTTAAAAGAAGAAGTACAAGTACAACTAGACTCAGGAATGGTTGTGAAAGTTAAAGCTAAGCATTTAATCGTATAAAAGGTCTTTTTAATGAAAAAACTCTTTCGTCATGCATTAATTCTCTCTCAGTTATGTTTTGTTGGGGTGGCATTTTCCGCCGCCGATAGTATCTCCATAAAAGATATCCCACAGTTGAAGCAAGAATCTCAACATGCAAAAGTGGCGAAAAGAGTGAGTGACTTATTCAGTCGCTCTCATTACAAATATATTCCTTTGGATGATGAATTATCTGCCAAGGTATTTGACCGCTACATTGAACAATTAGATTTTAATAAACAAATTTTTATGCAAAGTGATATTGATGATATGAAAGAATATCAATTTACCTTTGATGATAATTTGAAATTTGGTCAATTGGATTCTATCTATTCAATTTACCAACTTAATTTAACTCGTCGCTTTGAACGTTTTAATTATGCATTATCTTTATTAGATAATGAGATTAAGTTCGATACAGATGAAGAGTATCAATATGACCGAAGTGATGCCGTGTGGCCTAAAGACAAAGCTGAACTTGATTTGTTATGGCAGACTCGTGTTAAGTCAGATGCGCTAACATTAAAGCTGTCGGGTAAAAAATGGCCAGAAATTAAAACGTTATTAACTAAACGTTATAATTATGCACTTAAGCATTTGACGCAAACAGAAAGTGAAGATGTTTTTCAAACCTTCATGAATGCCTATGCTTACACAATTGAACCTCATACAAGTTACTTATCTCCTCGTAATGCTGAACGTTTTAAAATGGAAATGAACCTTTCTTTGGAAGGTATTGGTGCCGTTTTACAACTTGAAGATGATTACACTGTTGTACGCAGCCTAGTACCTGGAGGTCCTGCGGATAAATCTAAACTATTGTCAAAAAATGACAAAATAATTGGTGTCGGCCAAAAAGGCGAAAAAATTGTTGATGTTGTTGGGTGGCGTTTAGATGATATCGTTGAACTGATTAAAGGGCCAAAAGGCACGACAGTGCAATTACAAATTTTATCGGGAAAAGCCGGTGATATTAATAAAGTAATCAATATTGTTCGAGAAGAAATTCATCTTGAAGATAGAGAAGCTAAATCATCAGTTGAAGTGATTGATGGTGAGAATATTGGTGTTATCACTATCCCAAGTTTCTATATTAACCTCAGTGAAGATGTTGACCGCGAATTAGCAGCATTAGCGAAAAAAGACGTTAAAGGTATTGTGATTGATTTACGTAACAATGGCGGCGGCGCATTAAGTGAAGCAACATTGTTAACGGGCTTATTCATAAAAACAGGCCCTGTTGTACAAGTAAGAGACAGTCGCCAACAAATATCAGTACAAGTTGATGATGATGATTCCATTTCTTACGATGGTCCTTTAACCGTATTAATTAATCGTAATAGTGCATCTGCTTCTGAAATATTCGCTGCTGCACTACAAGATTACGGTCGAGCTATTATTATTGGTGAGCAAAGTTATGGTAAAGGTACTGTGCAACAACATCGTCGTATCGCTCGTTATTACGATACAAATCAAGATGCTGTAGGGTCAGTCCAATATACGATTGCAAAATTTTATCGAATTAATGGCGGAAGTACACAAAATAAAGGGGTAATTCCTGATATTACTTTCCCAACTGCGATCGACCCTAAAGATACAGGTGAAAGTTTAGCGAAGAACGCGCTACCGTGGGATAATGTTAAATCAGCAAAATACAAAAAAGTAGATGATCTGCAAGAAAAAATAAAAGAGTTAACATTAGATCATAAGAAACGTATTAAAAACGAAATTGAATTTAGTTATTTAGCGAATGATATCAATGAATATTTACTTGAAAAAGATAAAACGAGTATTTCATTAGTTGAAAAAGACCGTGTTGCTGAACGAGAAGCAAATGAAACTGATAACTTAAAACGAACTAACGAGCGTCTTAAACGTGCTGGACTCAAAGAAGTTAAATCATTAGATGATCTTCCTGATGATTTTGAACCTGTTGATTCATTTTTAATTGAAGCTGGCCACATCACTTTGGATTATGCCAATCTATAGATAATTGTTCGGTATTAAAATAAAGCCGACTTCTATAGTCGGCTTTTTTATTTTAGTAGGAATTGATTATGTTTAAACCTTGGTTAGATAAATACCCACCTGGTATTAATAGCAAAATAAACGAAAACACGTTGATCAACTTGGTTGATATGTTTGAACACTCATTCGATGAATATGCAGATCACATTGCTTTTATCAATATGGATGAAACGTTAACTTACAGAGAATTAGAGTCACAATCCCGCGATATAGCGACTTACCTTCAACAGACCTCTCAATTATCAAAGGGTGATCGTGTTGCAGTAATGATGCCAAACCTTTTACAATACCCTATTATTCTACTCGGAATATTAAGATCAGGCTTAGTCGCTGTTAACGTAAATCCCTTATATACCGCCTCAGAATTAAAACATCAACTTAACGACTCCAGTGCTAAAGCCATATTTATCGTTTCTAATTATGCACAGACATTAGAAAGTATTGTTAAAGAGACAGACATTGAACATGTGGTGCTAACTAAAATTGGTGATGCATTGCCATTGATGAAACGTAAATTTGTTAACTTTATCGTCGCTTACGTAAAAAAAATGGTGCCTAAATTTAAGTTACCAAGTGCAAAGAGTTATAGGAATGCATTAAAAGAGGGCGCAAAAGGTCAATATATTCGTCCTGTTATTAACTTGGATGACATCGCATTTATACAATATACCGGTGGCACAACTGGGTTATCTAAAGGCGCTGTAATGTCTCATCGAAATATGGCTGCAAGCCTTGCACAAGCAGATGCAGTCTTTGGCTTAACCATTGAGCAAGAAACAGAAATGATTGTTACTGCATTACCTCTTTATCATGCTTTTGCGTTAACCGTGAACTGCCTGTTCTTTATTAAAAGAGGCGCTACCAACTTACTCATTACCAATCCACGCGACTTAGATACCTTCATTAAAACCTTGAGTAAATATAGATTTACTTACTTTACTGCGCTTAATACATTGTTTAATGCGTTATTAAATCACCCTAAAATAAATACCGTTGATTTTTCTCATTTAAAAATTACGTTAGCGGGTGGGATGGCAACTCAAACAAAGGTTGCTAAGCAATGGAAAGAAGTCACAGGAAGTACAGTGATTGAAGGATATGGATTAACTGAATGTGCACCGATGGTTAGTGTTAATGCTTATAATGTCGATGTACATGATGGGTCTATCGGGCTTCCTATGCCAGGGACTGATTTACGATTAATAAATGATAAAAATGAGATTGTCGATACCGTTAATAGTGTCGGTGAAATCGAAATTAAAGGTCCGCAAGTCATGGTCGGTTATTGGAATAGCCCTGGCGAAACCGACGATGCATTTAATGATGGTTGGTTTAAAAGTGGTGATATAGGCTTGTTTAATGAAGATGGGCTACTGTATTTGGTTGATCGTAAAAAAGACATGATATTAGTGTCTGGTTTTAATGTTTACCCTAATGAAATAGAAGATATAGTGGTTCAATTGGACGGAGTACTTGAAGCGGCAGTTATTGGTATTGAAGATGAAGCAACGGGAGAAAGAGTTAAATTGTTCGTTGTATTAAATGATCATAAAGTGACTGTTACAACTATTAAAACACATTGTGCTAAGTATCTAACGCGCTATAAACAGCCTAAACAAATAGAAATTGTTACCGAGTTGCCTAAAAATAATGTCGGAAAAGTATTACGTCGTTTATTAAAAGAAAGATAAGTATTTAATTAAAGGACCTATATTAAGGGCTTATATTAAAGGACTATATTAAGGAAAAGTGTCGTAAGAGTTAATTTGTATTGATGATAAATTAACTCTTAAAACAACTTTTTTACAGCATTAGTAATGAGCTATTCAAGATAAAATTATTCAATCTTTTATTGTTGATAATAATCTATCGGTAGAATTACTAACCCGACTCCCTCAGAATTCGCATCAACAAAACTTAAATTTGTATACCAATCGCCTACATCAAAACGCTGTCCTGCTTGTTCATTGACGGTAAAGTCATGGACAAAAGCTTGATGGGTATGACCGTGTATTAAACGTTGTACTCCATGAAACTCCATTAAGCGAGTAACTTCTTGCTCTGTTACCCCCATCATATTAGTATTTTTATACACTTTTTTAGATTGACTGGCCGTGCGAATTTTCCATCCAATACGTTTACGCAACTTTAACGGTAAACAGTTAAATATAAATTGTAATATGGGATTATGAATCACTTTGCGCATACGTTGATAGTTTTTATCGAACAAACAAAGCGTGTCGCCGTGCATAATTAATGTTTTTGTACCGTACAAATCTATTTCAGTGTGTTCAGGTAACAATGTCATTGAAGCTTGTTTTGCATAATGCTTACCGATCATAAAATCACGGTTACCGTGTATATAGAATATCTTCGCATTATTCTTTTTAGCAAAACTAGTGAGCTTTTGCGCAACTTCATCCATCAAAGGTGTATGTTCATCATCTCCGATCCATACCTCAAACATATCACCTAAAATATAAAGTGTTTCTGCATTGGTTGCTTCTTTTTCGAGAAAAGCAAAAAGGGCATCGGTTATATGACGATGATTCTCGCTGAGATGTAAATCTGCAATGAATAAAGTGCGCATAATAACTACGCTACTGTAACGCTAGTGATAACAACATCATCTAGTGGCACATCTTGATGTACGTAATGTGCGTTACCTGTTGCAACACCTTTGATTTTATCTACTACATCTTCGCCTGCGGTTACTTTAGCAAATACACAGTAACCCCATCCATCAGTCGTTTCTGATTTAAAATCTAAGAATTTGTTATCGCCAACATTGATGAAAAATTGTGCTGAAGCTGAATGTGGTTCCATCGTACGAGCCATTGCAACAGAATACTTCACATTTGATAAACCGTTATTTGCTTCATTTTTAATTGGTTTTTGGCTATCTTTTTCTTCCATACCTGGTGCAAAACCGCCACCTTGAACCATGAAACCATCGATGACACGGTGGAAAATGGTATTGTCGTAATGGCCACTTGTTGCATATTTAATAAAGTTAGCAACCGTTTTAGGTGCTTTTTCTTCGTTCATTTCTAATGTGATGTCGCCAAAATTTGTATGTAAAGTAATCATTATAAAATCCTATCCTAAAAAGAGCCTTATTGTACCTTAATACCAATGAAATTAAAAAGATGGTCAATCCTACCTGTTAAAATTAATCGTAATTGAGTGATGATTTTTCAAGGGAAATCGTTAACTTTTGTCTTTCATACTTGGTTAATATTAATTTTGTAGCATAATAGTTGAGCAGTTGATGCTTTCATTTTATTTAAGCTGTTAATTCACAAATACAAAGCGTGAATTTGTTACTTTAGCAGGTTAGAATAAACCTTTTTACAGTAATCGCATTGGATGGAAAATGTTAAAAATATATAACACACTAACCCGTAGTAAAGAACAATTTAAACCCCTTGTTGAAGGCAAAGTGGGGATGTATGTGTGTGGTGTTACCATTTACGATTATTGTCATATAGGTCATGGCCGTACGTTTGTCGCTTTTGATACCGTTGCGCGTTATTTACGCTTCAGTGGATACGATTTAAATTTCATTCGTAATATCACCGATGTTGATGACAAAATAATAAAACGTGCAAATGAAAATGGTGAAACTTGCGACCAATTAACCGCTCGATTTACTGATGCAATGCATGCCGATTTTGATGCATTAAATATGATCAGACCAGATATTGAACCTCGTGTAACTGACCATATGCCTGAAGTCATAGAAATGGTAGAAGCATTGATTGCTAAAAATCATGCGTATGTTGCTGAATCGGGCGATGTACTTTTCTCTGTTTCATCTTTTCCTGAATATGGTCAATTAAGCGGACAAAATCTAGAAATGCTACAAGCTGGATCTCGTGTTGAAGTAGAAGACAGTAAACACGATCCGCTTGATTTTGTTTTATGGAAAATGGCTAAACCTGGTGAACCAGCGTGGTCATCTCCATGGGGAGAAGGGCGTCCTGGTTGGCATATAGAATGTTCTGCAATGAATAAAAAACACTTAGGTGAAGTCTTTGATATTCATGGTGGCGGTTCGGACTTAAGCTTCCCACATCATGAAAATGAAATTGCACAGTCATGTTGTGCACATCACGGTCAATACGTTAATACTTGGATGCATTCAGGTATGGTACAAGTCGATAAAGTTAAAATGTCTAAATCTCTTAATAACTTTTTTACGATTAAAGATGTATTAGATGTGTATGACAGTGAATCAGTGCGTTATTTCTTAATCTCTGGTCATTACCGTAGCCAATTAAATTACTCTGAAGATAATTTAAAGCAAGCTAGAGCAAGCC
Above is a genomic segment from Psychromonas sp. L1A2 containing:
- the cysS gene encoding cysteine--tRNA ligase → MLKIYNTLTRSKEQFKPLVEGKVGMYVCGVTIYDYCHIGHGRTFVAFDTVARYLRFSGYDLNFIRNITDVDDKIIKRANENGETCDQLTARFTDAMHADFDALNMIRPDIEPRVTDHMPEVIEMVEALIAKNHAYVAESGDVLFSVSSFPEYGQLSGQNLEMLQAGSRVEVEDSKHDPLDFVLWKMAKPGEPAWSSPWGEGRPGWHIECSAMNKKHLGEVFDIHGGGSDLSFPHHENEIAQSCCAHHGQYVNTWMHSGMVQVDKVKMSKSLNNFFTIKDVLDVYDSESVRYFLISGHYRSQLNYSEDNLKQARASLERLYTAIRDVDVTDITTSDETVKESKFYQGFVKAMDDDFNTPEALAVLFDLAKELNRVKSNDADKAIQLASMLVKFANVLGLLTQNPDQFLQGDSGSDDQAAEIEALIVQRNTARANKDWASADDARDKLAALNVVLEDGANGTTWRKV